One window of Pectobacterium carotovorum genomic DNA carries:
- the cobB gene encoding NAD-dependent protein deacylase, giving the protein MYTRQRLGRFHKGKRMRQQRLRARIFHRDYLAASEVKKPRVVVLTGAGISAESGIRTFRAADGLWEEHRVEDVATPEGFQRNPELVQEFYNARRRQLQQPEIVPNAAHLALANLEAMLEDNFLLITQNIDNLHERAGSKRVIHMHGELLKIRCSQSGQIFEWPDDLAVGERCHCCQFPAPLRPHVVWFGEMPLYMDKIYHALSQADYFIAIGTSGHVYPAAGFVHEAHSHGAYTLELNLEPSQVESQFDEKMYGPASTVVPEFVAAWLTRGQSIKF; this is encoded by the coding sequence ATGTATACGCGTCAACGATTAGGGCGATTTCATAAGGGAAAGCGGATGCGGCAACAGCGTCTTCGTGCGCGTATTTTCCATCGTGATTATCTGGCTGCAAGCGAAGTGAAAAAACCGCGCGTGGTGGTACTGACGGGCGCAGGTATTTCAGCAGAGTCGGGTATCCGTACCTTTCGCGCGGCCGATGGCCTGTGGGAAGAGCACCGCGTTGAGGATGTTGCGACGCCCGAAGGCTTTCAGCGTAACCCCGAGCTGGTGCAGGAATTTTATAACGCCCGCCGTCGTCAGCTACAGCAGCCGGAAATTGTACCCAACGCCGCACATCTGGCGTTGGCGAATCTGGAAGCGATGTTGGAAGACAATTTCCTGCTGATTACACAAAACATCGATAACCTGCATGAACGTGCTGGCAGCAAGCGCGTCATTCATATGCACGGCGAGCTACTGAAAATCCGCTGTAGCCAAAGTGGGCAGATTTTTGAGTGGCCTGACGATCTCGCTGTCGGTGAACGCTGCCACTGCTGTCAATTTCCCGCGCCGCTACGCCCACATGTGGTGTGGTTTGGTGAAATGCCGCTGTACATGGACAAGATTTACCATGCGCTGTCGCAGGCCGATTACTTTATTGCGATTGGCACGTCGGGGCATGTCTATCCCGCCGCTGGTTTTGTCCATGAGGCTCATTCGCACGGTGCCTACACGCTGGAACTGAATCTGGAGCCGAGTCAGGTAGAAAGCCAGTTTGATGAAAAAATGTATGGCCCCGCCAGCACCGTCGTACCCGAGTTTGTCGCGGCCTGGCTGACGCGCGGTCAAAGCATTAAGTTTTAA
- the rimJ gene encoding ribosomal protein S5-alanine N-acetyltransferase, producing the protein MFGYRSTPARVQLTTDRLVVRLAHERDAWRLAEYYSENRDFLKPWEPVRDASHCYPSGWQARLSVINEMHKQGSNYYFLLLDPNENEVYGVANFSNVLRGSFHACYLGYSLGQKWQGLMYEALQPALRYMQRQQHMHRIMANYMPHNQRSGNLLTRLGFEREGYAKDYLLIDGKWQDHVLTALTCAEWKSPR; encoded by the coding sequence ATGTTTGGCTATCGTTCAACGCCAGCAAGAGTGCAATTGACAACCGACAGGCTGGTGGTGCGTCTGGCCCATGAACGCGATGCATGGCGTCTGGCTGAATACTATTCTGAAAACCGTGATTTCCTTAAGCCGTGGGAGCCTGTGAGAGATGCCAGCCATTGTTACCCATCAGGCTGGCAGGCGCGGCTGAGCGTGATTAACGAGATGCATAAACAGGGCAGTAACTATTACTTTCTCCTGTTGGATCCGAATGAAAACGAAGTATACGGCGTGGCTAATTTCAGCAACGTGCTGCGGGGATCGTTTCATGCCTGCTATCTGGGTTATTCTCTCGGACAAAAATGGCAGGGGCTAATGTATGAAGCGTTGCAGCCAGCGTTACGTTATATGCAGCGCCAGCAGCATATGCATCGCATCATGGCTAACTATATGCCGCATAACCAGCGTAGTGGGAATTTGCTGACGCGTTTAGGGTTTGAACGTGAAGGTTATGCGAAGGACTATCTGCTCATTGATGGTAAATGGCAGGATCATGTGTTAACCGCGTTGACCTGCGCAGAGTGGAAGTCTCCGCGTTAA
- a CDS encoding C40 family peptidase codes for MRLRHALILASLILVGCSSSRHNNPPPNARLSDSIMVMVQLNDQLGQWYRTPYRYGGLDRNGVDCSGFVYLTFRDRFGMQLPRTTEEQTELGERVDRDNLLPGDLVFFKTGSGSSGLHVGIYDKDDQFIHASTSQGVIRSSLDNVYWKRAYWQARRI; via the coding sequence ATACGTTTACGACATGCTTTGATCCTCGCCAGCCTGATTTTGGTCGGCTGTAGCAGTAGTCGACATAATAATCCGCCGCCGAATGCGCGTCTGAGCGATTCGATCATGGTGATGGTGCAGCTAAACGATCAACTCGGGCAATGGTACAGAACGCCTTATCGCTATGGCGGGTTGGATCGTAATGGCGTCGATTGTTCTGGCTTTGTTTACCTGACATTTCGCGATAGGTTTGGCATGCAACTGCCGCGCACCACGGAAGAACAAACCGAACTGGGCGAGCGCGTTGACCGCGATAACTTGTTACCGGGTGATTTGGTCTTTTTCAAAACGGGCAGCGGTAGCAGTGGGCTGCACGTCGGCATTTATGACAAAGACGACCAGTTTATTCATGCCTCCACCAGTCAGGGCGTCATCCGCTCGTCGCTGGATAACGTGTACTGGAAACGGGCGTACTGGCAGGCCCGCCGCATCTGA
- a CDS encoding molecular chaperone — MNEFSIVCRLLGTLFYRQPQDPLLTPLFTLIKEGKLAQHWPLEQDALLERLQKGLDLPAMAADYQALFDSDNGSVSPLRSSYESDADDAEIRTFLQQRGMPLNDGGVVGHFGSLLLAASWLEDQAQEDETAAQITLFDEYLLPWSDRFLGKVESHATTAFYRTLAIVCREALEAMRDELGESEEDDESEVEE, encoded by the coding sequence ATGAACGAGTTTTCTATTGTGTGCCGCCTATTGGGCACACTGTTTTATCGCCAGCCGCAGGATCCTTTACTGACGCCTCTATTCACGCTGATTAAGGAAGGGAAACTGGCGCAACACTGGCCGTTAGAGCAGGATGCGTTGTTGGAGCGTTTGCAAAAGGGTCTAGATTTGCCCGCAATGGCGGCAGATTATCAGGCGCTGTTCGATAGTGACAATGGCTCAGTGTCACCGCTGCGTTCGTCCTATGAAAGTGATGCTGATGACGCGGAAATTCGTACCTTTTTGCAACAGCGCGGCATGCCGTTAAATGACGGTGGTGTGGTTGGGCATTTTGGTAGCTTGTTGCTTGCCGCATCATGGCTGGAAGATCAGGCACAAGAAGACGAAACGGCGGCACAGATTACCCTGTTTGATGAATATCTCTTACCCTGGAGCGATCGTTTCCTCGGGAAGGTGGAAAGCCACGCCACCACCGCATTTTATCGCACACTGGCGATAGTGTGCCGCGAAGCGCTGGAAGCCATGCGGGATGAGCTGGGCGAAAGCGAAGAAGACGACGAGTCTGAAGTCGAAGAGTGA
- a CDS encoding lipoprotein, with amino-acid sequence MKKSGWMAAAAVLLAFTLSGCNKLTQYTLSEQEVNEYLQKHNDYQKQLGVPGVVDAHIVLTELSSQIGRAEPGKVTLTGNAKVDISSLLGNQAADMKLTLKAQPVFDKAQGAIYLKDMELVDYTVQPEKMQTVMKTLSPYLNQSLKSYFDQKPAYVLNADKSTTESMAKKMAKGIEIKPGQIVILFTD; translated from the coding sequence ATGAAAAAATCAGGATGGATGGCAGCGGCCGCAGTGCTGCTTGCTTTTACACTCAGCGGCTGTAATAAACTCACGCAATACACGCTCAGTGAGCAGGAAGTGAATGAGTACCTGCAAAAACACAACGATTATCAGAAACAGCTGGGTGTGCCTGGCGTGGTGGATGCCCATATCGTGTTGACCGAGCTATCCAGCCAGATTGGTCGGGCAGAACCGGGGAAAGTGACCCTGACGGGCAATGCGAAGGTCGATATTTCGTCCCTGTTGGGCAATCAGGCTGCCGACATGAAGCTTACGCTGAAAGCACAGCCGGTATTTGATAAAGCGCAGGGCGCGATTTACCTGAAAGACATGGAATTGGTTGATTACACCGTACAGCCGGAAAAAATGCAGACGGTAATGAAAACGCTAAGCCCGTATCTTAATCAATCGCTAAAAAGCTATTTTGACCAAAAGCCAGCTTACGTGCTGAATGCGGATAAGAGCACAACGGAGTCGATGGCGAAGAAGATGGCAAAAGGCATCGAAATCAAACCCGGCCAGATCGTTATCCTGTTTACTGACTAA
- the mdtH gene encoding multidrug efflux MFS transporter MdtH, translating into MPLMSQARSLGKYFLLLDNMLVVLGFFVVFPLISIRFVDDLGWAALLVGIALGLRQFIQQGLGIFGGAIADRFGAKPMIITGMLLRASGFVFMAIADEPWLLWLSCALSGLGGTLFDPPRTALVIKLVRPQERGRFYSLLMMQDSAGAVIGALIGSWLLQYDFEIVCWAGAVIFVLAAALNAWLLPAYRISTVKTPILEGLTRVIRDRRFLMYVLTLTGYYMLAVQVLLMLPIMVNEISGTPSAVKWMYAIEAGLSLTLLYPIARWSEKRFRLEQRLMAGLFIMSVSMFPIGMTTELQTLLLLISLFYVGSIIAEPARETLSASLADSRARGSYMGFSRLGLALGGAIGYSGGGWLFDTGHALNQPELPWFMLGTIGFLTLAALYWQFNQRRIEPAMLGGH; encoded by the coding sequence ATGCCTCTGATGTCGCAAGCTCGGAGCTTGGGTAAATATTTTCTATTACTCGATAATATGCTGGTGGTTTTGGGATTCTTCGTTGTCTTTCCCCTTATTTCCATTCGTTTTGTCGACGATCTCGGCTGGGCCGCATTATTAGTCGGTATCGCATTGGGATTGCGCCAGTTTATTCAGCAAGGGCTCGGTATTTTCGGCGGGGCCATTGCTGACCGTTTTGGTGCCAAACCGATGATTATTACCGGGATGCTGCTGCGTGCCTCCGGTTTTGTGTTCATGGCGATTGCCGATGAGCCCTGGCTGCTCTGGTTGTCTTGTGCGCTATCCGGCCTTGGCGGCACGCTATTCGATCCGCCGCGTACTGCACTGGTCATCAAACTGGTTCGTCCGCAGGAACGTGGCCGTTTTTACTCTCTGTTAATGATGCAGGACAGTGCTGGTGCCGTTATCGGTGCCCTCATTGGTAGCTGGCTGCTCCAGTATGATTTCGAGATCGTCTGCTGGGCAGGCGCGGTCATCTTTGTGCTTGCTGCTGCACTCAATGCCTGGCTGTTGCCGGCCTATCGCATCTCGACGGTCAAGACGCCAATACTGGAAGGTCTGACGCGTGTCATTCGCGACCGCCGTTTCCTGATGTATGTGTTAACGCTGACGGGTTACTACATGCTGGCCGTGCAGGTTCTGTTGATGTTGCCCATTATGGTCAACGAAATCTCCGGAACGCCGTCTGCGGTGAAATGGATGTACGCCATTGAAGCGGGGCTGTCGCTAACGCTGCTGTACCCTATCGCCCGCTGGAGCGAGAAGCGCTTCCGATTGGAACAACGTCTGATGGCGGGGCTTTTCATTATGTCCGTCAGTATGTTCCCGATCGGGATGACAACAGAACTGCAAACCCTGCTGCTGCTGATCAGCCTGTTTTACGTAGGTTCGATTATTGCAGAACCTGCGCGTGAAACCTTGAGCGCTTCGCTGGCAGACTCCAGAGCCAGAGGCAGCTATATGGGTTTCAGTCGACTTGGATTGGCGCTCGGTGGCGCGATTGGTTACAGCGGCGGCGGCTGGCTATTCGATACCGGACACGCACTGAATCAACCGGAACTGCCGTGGTTCATGCTAGGCACTATCGGGTTCCTGACGTTAGCCGCACTCTATTGGCAGTTCAACCAACGCCGCATTGAGCCCGCGATGCTGGGTGGTCATTAG
- the btuD gene encoding vitamin B12 ABC transporter ATP-binding protein BtuD, with protein sequence MTQQTSPVLQLLQASALPRLSPTNAECHRGELLHIIGPNGAGKSTLLARAAGLLAGEGDVCLAGMPLSQYTAADLAMRRAYLAQQQPPLALMPVFQYWQRHQPPLAQEDAVEKVVHFLAERLMLTDKLARPLTQLSGGEWQRVRLVAVLLQIWPTINPHARLLLLDEPTNSLDVAQQVALDALLSELCRLGIAVVVCAHDLNHSAHHADRVWLLSAGTLVAQGETADVMLPDVLSPVFGVAFQRHVVDGRNWIITRSA encoded by the coding sequence TTGACGCAGCAGACTTCCCCAGTATTACAGCTGTTGCAGGCTAGCGCCTTGCCGCGTTTGTCGCCGACGAATGCGGAGTGTCATCGTGGTGAATTGCTGCACATTATCGGCCCGAACGGCGCAGGAAAGAGTACCCTGCTGGCAAGAGCGGCTGGCTTACTGGCGGGGGAAGGTGATGTCTGTCTGGCCGGCATGCCGCTGTCGCAGTATACGGCAGCGGATCTGGCCATGCGGCGCGCCTATCTGGCACAGCAGCAACCACCGCTGGCGCTGATGCCGGTATTCCAGTATTGGCAACGGCATCAACCGCCGCTGGCTCAGGAAGACGCGGTCGAAAAGGTGGTGCATTTTCTGGCAGAACGCCTGATGTTAACCGACAAACTGGCGCGCCCGCTCACGCAGCTGTCGGGAGGCGAGTGGCAGCGTGTTCGGCTGGTGGCGGTGCTGTTGCAGATTTGGCCGACGATCAATCCGCACGCGCGTTTGCTGCTGCTGGATGAACCAACTAACAGTCTGGATGTGGCGCAGCAGGTGGCGCTGGATGCGTTGCTGAGTGAACTCTGTCGTTTGGGGATTGCTGTCGTGGTTTGCGCACACGATCTGAACCACAGCGCCCACCATGCGGATCGCGTGTGGCTGCTGTCGGCAGGGACTCTGGTGGCGCAGGGCGAAACGGCGGATGTCATGCTGCCGGACGTGCTGTCTCCTGTGTTCGGGGTCGCGTTTCAGCGGCATGTGGTGGATGGCAGAAATTGGATCATCACGCGCAGCGCCTGA
- a CDS encoding glutathione peroxidase, whose translation MSTEIYTIPLTTIDGKATTFEAFKGQVALVVNVASQCGLTKQYDALEKLYETYRDKGLVVLGFPSNEFAGQEPGSEEEIQEFCCGTFGVQFPMFSKIEVNGENRHPLYQLLIRQQPEANGTWKSDFFARLVNKGRKPKNPEDILWNFEKFLVDREGQVIDRFAPDMAPDHDTIVKAIEEALAK comes from the coding sequence ATGAGCACTGAAATCTATACTATTCCGCTGACCACCATCGACGGGAAAGCGACAACGTTTGAAGCGTTTAAAGGGCAGGTGGCTTTAGTCGTCAATGTCGCCTCTCAATGCGGCCTGACTAAACAATACGACGCGTTGGAAAAACTCTACGAAACCTATCGCGACAAAGGTCTGGTCGTGCTGGGATTCCCCTCCAATGAATTTGCAGGGCAGGAACCGGGCTCGGAAGAAGAAATTCAGGAATTCTGCTGTGGGACGTTTGGTGTTCAGTTCCCGATGTTCAGCAAAATTGAAGTAAATGGCGAGAACCGTCACCCGCTGTACCAGTTATTGATTCGCCAGCAACCAGAAGCCAATGGAACCTGGAAAAGTGACTTTTTTGCGCGTTTAGTCAATAAAGGCCGTAAACCCAAGAATCCAGAAGACATCCTGTGGAATTTCGAAAAATTCCTGGTGGATCGCGAAGGGCAGGTGATTGATCGCTTTGCGCCAGATATGGCACCTGACCATGACACCATCGTGAAAGCGATCGAAGAGGCATTGGCAAAATAA
- the grxB gene encoding glutaredoxin 2, translated as MKLYIYDHCPYCVKARMIFGLKNLPVELQILANDDAATPERLIGQKMVPILQKDDGSYMPESMDIVHYIDHYDRKPLLTGSTNPAIAAWLRKVTEYTPRLIIPRFAQAAFEEFASASARQYFVNKKEAQLGSFADHRSHSQGLIKKLNNDLQDLDPLIVQPNACNGVLSTDDINLFPLLRSLSIVAGVTPPSRVADYRDNMAKQTQVTLLSSLAI; from the coding sequence ATGAAGCTCTACATTTACGATCACTGTCCCTACTGCGTTAAAGCGCGCATGATCTTTGGCCTGAAAAATCTCCCTGTCGAACTGCAAATACTGGCGAACGATGATGCTGCAACGCCAGAGAGATTGATCGGCCAGAAAATGGTGCCCATTCTGCAAAAAGACGATGGCAGCTACATGCCAGAAAGCATGGACATCGTTCATTACATCGATCATTACGACCGCAAACCGCTGCTGACTGGCTCAACCAATCCGGCCATCGCCGCCTGGCTGCGTAAAGTCACCGAGTATACGCCACGCCTGATTATTCCCCGCTTTGCTCAGGCAGCCTTTGAAGAATTTGCCTCTGCTTCCGCCCGGCAATACTTTGTTAATAAAAAGGAAGCCCAGCTAGGTAGCTTTGCAGACCACCGGAGTCATTCACAGGGGCTGATTAAGAAATTGAACAACGACTTACAGGATCTGGATCCGCTGATTGTTCAACCAAATGCCTGTAACGGCGTGCTATCAACGGACGATATCAACCTCTTCCCGTTGCTCCGCTCGTTGTCCATCGTTGCGGGTGTTACCCCTCCTTCCCGCGTTGCGGATTATCGGGACAACATGGCGAAACAGACTCAGGTAACACTACTCAGCAGTCTGGCAATCTAA
- a CDS encoding methyltransferase domain-containing protein — protein MSDHEAGHKFLARLGKTRLRPGGRKATEWLLSQAGFRQDSVVLEVACNMGTTAMEIARRFGCQVIGADMDKVALQKAQENVAANGLASQVTIMQANALELPFPDNHFDVVINEAMLTMYADKAKSRIIAEYYRVLKPGGRLITHDIMLLSEKDTGALQAVEQMHKAINVHAQPMLRERWVTLFQECGFSKVSYDNGAMTLLTPQGLIYDEGLVGAARIVKNALKKENRGMFFNMFHTFRRNRNQLNYIAVCSTK, from the coding sequence ATGAGCGATCATGAAGCTGGACATAAATTTTTAGCCCGATTGGGGAAAACGCGTCTGCGTCCCGGCGGCAGAAAGGCAACCGAGTGGCTGCTCAGTCAGGCTGGGTTCCGACAGGACAGCGTAGTATTAGAAGTCGCCTGCAATATGGGCACCACGGCGATGGAGATTGCGCGTCGATTTGGCTGTCAGGTTATCGGCGCGGATATGGATAAAGTCGCGCTACAGAAGGCGCAAGAAAATGTGGCAGCGAACGGTTTAGCCTCGCAGGTCACGATTATGCAGGCAAATGCGCTGGAACTGCCGTTCCCCGATAATCACTTTGACGTAGTGATTAATGAAGCCATGCTGACGATGTATGCCGACAAAGCCAAGAGCCGCATTATTGCCGAATACTATCGCGTGCTGAAACCCGGTGGTCGCCTGATTACGCACGATATCATGCTACTTTCCGAGAAAGATACTGGGGCATTGCAGGCGGTGGAACAGATGCATAAAGCGATCAACGTGCATGCCCAGCCGATGCTGCGTGAGCGCTGGGTGACGTTGTTTCAGGAGTGTGGTTTTAGCAAGGTCAGCTACGATAACGGCGCAATGACGCTGCTGACGCCACAGGGGCTGATTTATGATGAAGGGCTAGTGGGTGCGGCGCGTATCGTAAAAAATGCGCTGAAGAAAGAAAACCGCGGCATGTTCTTCAACATGTTTCATACCTTCCGCCGCAATCGGAACCAGCTTAACTATATTGCGGTATGCAGTACCAAATAA
- the btuC gene encoding vitamin B12 ABC transporter permease BtuC: MPLLHYSQLKQQQCRRDRRSLALLLAFLALTLVVSLCAGDLWIWPTAWLDDAQQLFVWQLRLPRTLAVMLVGASLAMSGTVMQAVFDNPLAEPGLLGVANGAGVALVLTVLLGQGLLPVWMLSLSAIAGALLITFLLLHFARRHISNTRLLLIGIALGIICSAVMTWAVYFSTSLDLRQLMYWMMGGFSGIDWRHGWLMLALLPLLLWLSRQGAVLNGLTLGEIQARQLGIPVYRWRTILVLVMGVQVGLSVALAGIIAFIGLVIPHMLRLCGLTDQRYLLTGCALAGGSVLLLADTVARVALSSAELPIGVVTATLGSPWFIWLLLRNRL; this comes from the coding sequence ATGCCGTTACTCCATTACAGCCAGCTAAAACAACAGCAGTGCAGACGCGATCGTCGGAGTCTGGCACTGCTGTTGGCGTTTCTCGCACTCACGCTGGTCGTAAGCCTGTGCGCCGGGGATCTCTGGATTTGGCCGACGGCCTGGCTGGATGACGCTCAGCAACTCTTTGTCTGGCAACTGCGTTTGCCCAGAACGCTGGCCGTGATGCTGGTGGGGGCCAGTCTGGCGATGTCGGGCACTGTGATGCAGGCTGTCTTTGATAATCCGCTGGCGGAGCCGGGGCTGCTGGGCGTGGCGAACGGCGCAGGTGTGGCCTTAGTGCTGACGGTTCTGCTGGGGCAGGGATTACTGCCCGTCTGGATGTTAAGCCTGAGCGCGATTGCTGGCGCGCTGCTTATTACCTTTCTGTTACTCCATTTTGCCCGTCGGCATATCTCCAATACCCGTTTATTACTCATCGGTATTGCGCTCGGGATTATCTGTAGCGCGGTGATGACCTGGGCCGTCTATTTCAGTACCAGCCTCGATTTACGCCAACTGATGTATTGGATGATGGGCGGCTTCAGCGGTATTGACTGGCGACACGGCTGGTTGATGTTGGCACTCTTGCCGCTGTTGCTGTGGTTGAGTCGTCAGGGGGCGGTGTTAAATGGGCTGACGCTGGGTGAGATTCAGGCGCGCCAGTTAGGTATCCCAGTCTATCGCTGGCGCACCATTCTCGTGTTGGTGATGGGCGTGCAGGTCGGCCTGAGCGTGGCGCTGGCCGGTATCATCGCGTTTATTGGCCTGGTGATCCCACACATGTTACGGCTGTGCGGGCTGACGGATCAGCGTTATTTATTGACCGGATGTGCATTGGCTGGCGGCAGCGTGCTGCTACTGGCGGATACGGTCGCGCGTGTTGCGCTAAGTTCAGCCGAGTTGCCGATAGGCGTGGTTACCGCTACGCTGGGATCGCCGTGGTTTATCTGGCTACTATTACGCAATCGACTGTAG
- a CDS encoding Crp/Fnr family transcriptional regulator has protein sequence MTFVKKVLSPDEYGEVLFQHDWMHGEPSDVVCELLAKSERLFFRQDDILFREGDKMQHCLLVETGKLQAFRHTYGGDEKIFGQFERGEFVAIAAVFMDHGRFPMNIRAQSDGHTLMIPRQDIHQFCLQRPELALRLLNYLGKKLYSTINQIDWLTSSSAPQRLADYLLRQHHIQQTQHLTLPVSRGQLATSLGMRSETLSRLMSDWKRQGHITYRGHQVELCDLNYLKELAAEARRTF, from the coding sequence ATGACATTTGTCAAAAAAGTGCTATCGCCCGATGAATACGGCGAGGTGCTGTTTCAGCATGATTGGATGCACGGTGAACCCAGCGACGTGGTGTGTGAGCTACTGGCAAAAAGCGAGCGTCTATTTTTCCGGCAGGATGACATTCTGTTTCGCGAAGGCGACAAAATGCAGCACTGTTTGCTGGTTGAAACAGGAAAATTGCAGGCCTTTCGCCATACCTATGGCGGCGATGAGAAGATTTTCGGGCAGTTTGAGCGCGGAGAATTTGTCGCTATTGCCGCTGTATTTATGGATCACGGTCGCTTCCCGATGAATATTCGCGCGCAGAGCGATGGCCACACGCTGATGATCCCACGGCAGGATATTCACCAGTTTTGCTTGCAGCGCCCAGAGCTGGCACTGCGTTTGCTCAACTATCTGGGCAAGAAACTCTACTCGACGATCAACCAAATCGACTGGCTGACCTCCAGCTCCGCGCCACAGCGTCTGGCAGATTATCTGCTGCGGCAGCACCACATTCAGCAAACTCAGCATCTGACATTACCAGTGAGCCGAGGCCAGCTTGCGACGTCATTAGGAATGCGCAGTGAAACGCTAAGCAGACTAATGTCAGACTGGAAGCGGCAAGGTCACATTACCTATCGGGGTCATCAAGTGGAATTGTGCGATCTGAATTATCTAAAAGAACTGGCTGCCGAAGCCCGGCGGACATTCTGA
- a CDS encoding phosphatase — MYPVDLHMHTVASTHAYSTLHDYIAEAQQKNIRLFAITDHGPDMADAPHYWHFMNMRVWPRLVDGVGILRGIEANIKNIEGDIDCTGPMLDQVDVIIAGFHEPVFPPQDKDTHTTAMIATMARGDAHIISHPGNPKFPVDIRAIAEAAAKYNVALELNNSSFMHSRQGSEPNCRAIAEAVRDAGGLLSLGSDSHIAFSLGDFTHCERILQEVNFPQDRILNVSPRRVLDFLEQRGMPAIAELADL; from the coding sequence ATGTATCCCGTCGATTTACATATGCACACCGTTGCTAGCACGCACGCTTACAGCACCCTGCATGATTACATCGCTGAAGCACAGCAGAAGAATATCCGTCTGTTCGCCATTACCGATCATGGCCCGGATATGGCGGATGCGCCGCATTACTGGCACTTCATGAATATGCGCGTGTGGCCGCGTTTGGTTGATGGCGTCGGTATCCTGCGCGGTATCGAAGCGAATATTAAAAACATTGAAGGCGATATCGACTGCACCGGCCCCATGTTGGATCAGGTGGATGTGATAATCGCGGGCTTCCATGAGCCAGTTTTTCCACCACAGGATAAAGATACGCATACTACGGCGATGATCGCGACCATGGCACGTGGCGACGCGCATATCATTAGCCACCCTGGCAACCCGAAATTTCCCGTCGATATCCGCGCGATTGCGGAAGCCGCGGCGAAATACAACGTGGCATTGGAGCTGAATAACTCTTCTTTTATGCATTCACGCCAAGGCAGTGAACCAAACTGTCGGGCGATCGCGGAAGCCGTGCGTGACGCGGGTGGGTTACTTTCTTTAGGTTCCGATTCCCATATTGCCTTTTCTCTGGGAGACTTTACCCACTGCGAACGCATTTTGCAGGAAGTGAATTTCCCGCAGGATCGGATATTAAACGTAAGCCCTCGGCGCGTGTTGGATTTCCTCGAACAGCGTGGAATGCCGGCTATCGCTGAACTTGCTGATTTGTGA
- a CDS encoding lipoate--protein ligase A, with amino-acid sequence MSSLRLLISDSYDPWFNLAVEECIFRQMPTTQRVLFLWRNAETVVIGRAQNPWKECNTRRMEEDGIKLARRSSGGGAVFHDLGNTCFTFMAGKPEYDKSVSTQIVLDALSSLGLKASASGRNDLVVETADGVRKVSGSAYRETKDRGFHHGTLLLNADLSRLADYLNPDVKKLQAKGITSVRSRVANLMELLPSVDHQVICQAVTQSFFDYFGEQCEPEMISPSAHPDLPGFSEQFARQSSWEWNFGQAPDFSHLLDNRFIWGGVELHFDVERGVIVRAQIYTDSLNPAPLEALASALQGTAYRPEALAAACQALITAFPEQQNELQELAHWLEQSLR; translated from the coding sequence ATGTCCTCTCTGCGTTTATTAATCTCCGACTCTTACGATCCCTGGTTTAATCTGGCCGTTGAGGAGTGCATCTTTCGTCAGATGCCTACCACGCAGCGGGTACTGTTTTTATGGCGCAATGCGGAAACTGTAGTCATTGGGCGCGCCCAGAATCCGTGGAAAGAGTGCAATACGCGGCGGATGGAAGAAGATGGCATCAAGCTGGCGCGGCGCAGCAGCGGTGGTGGAGCGGTCTTCCACGATCTCGGCAATACCTGCTTTACCTTCATGGCGGGCAAACCGGAATACGATAAAAGCGTCTCAACGCAGATTGTTCTGGATGCACTCAGTTCGCTTGGGTTAAAGGCTAGCGCCTCGGGGCGTAACGATCTGGTGGTGGAAACCGCGGACGGCGTGCGCAAGGTGTCCGGTTCTGCCTACCGCGAAACCAAAGATCGCGGGTTCCATCACGGTACGCTACTGCTGAACGCAGATCTCAGCCGCTTAGCCGATTATTTGAACCCGGATGTTAAGAAACTACAGGCAAAAGGGATTACGTCCGTGCGTTCCCGCGTTGCCAATCTGATGGAATTACTGCCTTCTGTCGATCATCAGGTGATTTGTCAGGCGGTGACGCAGTCTTTCTTTGATTATTTTGGCGAACAGTGCGAGCCGGAAATGATCTCGCCATCTGCCCACCCAGATCTACCCGGATTCAGCGAACAGTTTGCGCGCCAAAGTAGCTGGGAATGGAACTTCGGTCAGGCGCCGGATTTCTCGCATTTACTGGATAACCGCTTTATCTGGGGCGGCGTTGAATTACATTTCGATGTGGAACGCGGCGTGATCGTTCGTGCCCAGATTTATACCGATAGCCTGAATCCCGCGCCGTTAGAAGCACTCGCCTCCGCATTACAGGGAACGGCGTATCGTCCAGAAGCGTTGGCGGCTGCGTGTCAGGCACTGATTACCGCTTTCCCCGAACAGCAAAACGAATTGCAGGAACTGGCCCATTGGCTGGAGCAGAGTTTGCGTTAA